A portion of the Misgurnus anguillicaudatus chromosome 16, ASM2758022v2, whole genome shotgun sequence genome contains these proteins:
- the bod1l1 gene encoding uncharacterized protein bod1l1 isoform X1, with translation MSSLHPGDPQLVSVIVNHLKTEGLFDQFRRDCLADVDTKPAYLHLRQRVDNFVSNHLANHTWSPQLNKNQLRNTIRQLVLQSGMLEQGVDRIVAQVVDPKVHHNFRPQVERVVRKFLSPNSSLEEDEPPLAVPPPSTENQDTLLLAPDDRSDAADVQIQETSSSDPTQEQKEEEMDISLNEEEQHTALIEAEEVPEEKDGGEEKEIKLEKEEVKEQGDAENENSTKSSGKIKEENRESDSQKVSGVKQRSGDRLREEYTLEDSDLDGLSDITVSSVHTSDLSSFEGDSDDDPPLSESTEEGEISSEDERGQKTSPGEEKKSRGVRQGYIHKPFLYSRYYSDSDDEVTVEQRRRNVAKDKEERLLKRQQNRERLEEKRRQRAAQTEEQERRKQRPRAKEARKEQKVLEKKVALSRQRKRDHRKDEERNKNDTEGDSVNKDVKAGCLKSSRRSSDVDEQRKKKADDASEEKLQTKTDKNRVHSFILDLELGTEEAQRQRTGGKSERSLRKDAHGKEKERKEKEPSVCDERIKPKMKTESKRAGDASIPASDEKEDKKASKVKAERKSSVSSKESKASFSEAADEGNLKKGKMPVDTLKEKTRGEKMGSKSDSKLLRRLDSTGSSEERSEVEASSEATLKKDKHVPIKSKSQAEVKPADKLKLKSERKDSSTGERDKRHGSETESDARKAEVGTKVRSVSEKHRSKSREDLKSQKSEKKMPSQDTKSKAEKKTSEEPQKTKDSKAGRRATEKKVQKDSERKSGGKDSSASPTEPSAPMSPVAEPSAVSGTTPLPDDTFGALSDVTADSDGDDVTEPRSLSAEADALLSLMTATSDITQQAVRQETEADLKMKEAALTLLSMDPDIARSSDVIVAESQVAIQMTSDATGCCIPETQSESCAPAVGEQDEQQQDAAASASTVKPTKTETLIVNEVVTSEVADGQRENRDNEERTQILPADTAEPGRDNTVDVAQQTQRFETEFAQTLTADATESPKTLEADASVPAQTPMTAKAAADDSVQTSTAEVTEPPTTSAADADEPAQTAMTAKADADDSAQTPTVEVTESPTTLAADASVSAQTLSAEVTESPTTPAADAAESAQTPAAEVTESPTTLAADAAEPAQTPTTEVTESPTTVAADAAESAQTLTAEVTESPTTLGANPAEPVQTHTTEVTEYPTTLAVDSAKPAQTPTAEVTESPMTLAKDAAEPAQTHAAEVTESPTTLAADAAEPVQPLTAEVTESQTTFAEDAAEPAQTPAAEVTESQTTLKADAVEHVQTPTTVKADADVPAQTLSAEVAESLMTLTADTAEPVQTPTTVKADAAEPAQTPIAEVTESPTTLPADAPEHAQTPTAEVIESQTTLAADAAEPVQTPSAEVTESQTTLAADAAEPAQTPFAEVTESQTTLAADTAEPAQTLSAEVTESQATFKADTAKPAQMLSEETVDPAQTLPEEITEPVQIIQVDSAKPVKAETVESAQTLPPDTATLAQAPTRAADDPVHTVTADTTESAQNLTTSATNPNTAQSAQTSTTDSASVSDEQDRSTSDVSETEQTDSSGTRRGRSANQRAGSSQSKEEMVTEKEPQEQGRRSRRSAAQIKDLPTVKPAMKRKKSDTSTTDLAADEIEEEPKKSAKQRRNEVSPSEDQDVMKTSDEEEEEEKKDEEDVTGDKEEAKRKPPRRGRACKTTDDSDAGVSEKRDTTEKEEDEEETSSRATTRAASRLEAERNKPSKPSTRALSKLSGKEEVSPSTRSVRGRKREASPPVSRTRGGQKSDDPPSKRVKR, from the exons ATGTCGTCGCTGCACCCCGGTGACCCGCAGTTGGTGTCGGTAATCGTAAATCACCTGAAGACGGAAGGATTATTTGATCAGTTCCGTAGAGACTGTCTGGCAGACGTTGACACGaag CCGGCGTATTTACACTTACGACAGCGAGTGGACAACTTTGTGTCCAACCATCTGGCCAACCACACATGGAGCCCACAGCTAAACAAGAACCAGCTGAGAAACACCATCAGACAACTGGTCCTACA GTCAGGAATGTTGGAGCAAGGGGTGGACAGAATCGTGGCTCAAGTTGTTGATCCAAAAGTCCATCACAACTTTCGGCCGCAGGTGGAGCGAGTCGTAAGGAAGTTTCTGTCTCCCAACAGCAGTTTGGAAGAGGATGAGCCGCCCCTTGCAGTTCCGCCTCCTTCCACAGAAAACCAGGACACTCTGCTGCTAGCTCCAGATGACAGGAGTGATGCTG CTGATGTTCAGATCCAAGAGACCAGCAGCTCTGACCCGACCCAGGAGCAGAAAGAGGAGGAGATGGACATAAGCCTTAACGAGGAGGAGCAGCACACCGCTCTGATCGAGGCAGAGGAGGTGCCCGAGGAGAAAGATGGAGGAGAAGAGAAAGAGATAAAGTTGGAGAAAGAGGAGGTGAAGGAGCAGGGAGACGCAGAGAATGAGAACAGCACTAAATCATCAGGAAAGATCAAAGAGGAGAACAGAGAGTCTGACTCCCAGAAAGTGTCCGGTGTAAAGCAGAGGTCTGGAGACAGACTAAGAGAAG aatACACTCTCGAGGATTCGGATCTGGACGGTCTCAGTGACATCACAGTGAGTTCTGTTCATACCAGCGATCTGTCCTCGTTTGAGGGCGACAGCGATGACGATCCACCCTTGTCGGAGTCCACAGAAGAGGGTGAGATCAGTTCAGAGG aTGAGAGAGGACAGAAGACGTCCCCCGGTGAAGAGAAGAAATCTCGCGGTGTGAGGCAGGGTTACATACACAAACCCTTCCTGTACTCCCGTTACTATAGCGACTCTGATGATGAGGTCACTGTGGAGCAGCGCCGGCGCAATGTG GCCAAAGATAAAGAGGAGAGGTTGTTAAAGCGCCAACAGAACCGAGAGCGCCTGGAGGAGAAACGCAGACAGAGAGCAGCTCAGACTGAGGAGCAGG AGCGGAGGAAACAGCGGCCACGGGCAAAAGAAGCTCGAAAAGAACAGAAAGTCCTGGAGAAGAAAGTGGCTCTTAGCAGACAAAGAAAGAGAGACCACAG AAAAGATgaagaaagaaataaaaatgatactGAAGGAGATTCAGTCAACAAAGAT GTGAAGGCCGGGTGTCTGAAGTCCTCACGGCGCTCGTCTGATGTGGATGAGCAGCGCAAAAAGAAAGCAGACGATGCCAGTGAGGAGAAACTACAAACAAAAACTGACAAAAACCGCGTCCACTCTTTCATCCTGGACCTGGAGCTCGGAACAGAGGAAGCTCAACGTCAGAGAACGGGTGGGAAATCTGAACGAAGTCTTCGGAAAGACGCACACGGCAAAGAAAAGGAGCGCAAGGAGAAAGAGCCAAGTGTCTGTGATGAACGGATCAAGCCCAAAATGAAGACTGAGAGCAAGAGGGCTGGAGATGCATCTATCCCGGCTTCTGATGAGAAAGAAGACAAAAAGGCCTCAAAGGTCAAGGCGGAAAGGAAGAGCTCGGTGTCTTCGAAAGAAAGCAAGGCGTCTTTTTCTGAAGCTGCAGACGAGGGCAATCTCAAGAAAGGAAAGATGCCTGTGGACACTCTCAAGGAGAAAACAAGGGGAGAGAAGATGGGAAGCAAGAGTGACTCGAAGCTGCTCCGCCGTTTAGACTCCACAGGCTCATCTGAGGAAAGGTCAGAGGTTGAGGCAAGTTCAGAGGCCACCCTGAAGAAAGACAAGCACGTCCCAATAAAGTCAAAGAGTCAAGCGGAGGTCAAACCAGCAGACAAGCTCAAGTTGAAATCTGAAAGAAAGGACTCCTCGACAGGAGAAAGAGACAAGAGACATGGCTCAGAAACTGAAAGTGACGCTCGGAAAGCAGAAGTAGGGACGAAAGTCAGATCCGTGTCAGAGAAACACAGATCAAAATCCAGAGAGGACCTGAAATCCCAGAAGTCTGAAAAGAAGATGCCAAGCCAGGACACCAAGAGCAAAGCGGAAAAGAAAACCTCAGAAGAGCCTCAGAAAACCAAAGATTCAAAAGCTGGAAGAAGAGCAACAGAGAAAAAGGTGCAAAAAGATTCTGAGAGAAAGTCAGGTGGAAAGGATTCAAGTGCAAGCCCGACAGAACCGTCAGCACCGATGTCTCCTGTAGCAGAACCCTCAGCTGTCTCCGGCACTACTCCTTTACCGGACGACACGTTTGGCGCGCTGAGCGACGTCACTGCTGACTCAGATGGCGATGATGTGACGGAGCCCCGTTCGCTATCGGCAGAGGCCGACGCCCTCTTGAGTCTGATGACGGCAACGAGTGACATCACGCAGCAAGCTGTAAGACAGGAGACGGAAGCTGATCTAAAGATGAAGGAAGCTGCGCTTACGCTGCTTTCGATGGATCCGGATATTGCACGCTCATCAGATGTCATTGTTGCAGAATCTCAGGTTGCTATCCAGATGACGTCCGATGCCACAGGATGCTGTATCCCCGAGACACAAAGTGAGAGTTGTGCACCCGCTGTCGGTGAGCAGGATGAACAACAGCAAGATGCAG CTGCATCTGCATCCACTGTGAAACCCACCAAGACTGAGACTCTTATTGTAAATGAGGTGGTGACATCAGAG GTTGCTGATGGGCAGAGAGAGAATAGAGACAATGAGGAAAGAACGCAGATCCTTCCTGCAGACACAGCTGAGCCAGGTCGGGACAACACGGTAGACGTAGCACAGCAAACACAGAGATTCGAAACTGAGTTTGCGCAGACACTTACTGCAGATGCAACGGAATCTCCAAAGACACTCGAGGCAGACGCATCTGTGCCTGCGCAGACTCCAATGACAGCCAAAGCTGCCGCAGACGATTCTGTGCAGACATCTACTGCGGAAGTAACTGAACCGCCAACGACATCTGCAGCAGACGCAGATGAGCCTGCGCAGACTGCAATGACAGCCAAAGCTGACGCAGACGATTCTGCGCAGACACCTACTGTGGAGGTAACGGAATCGCCAACGACACTTGCAGCAGACGCATCTGTGTCTGCGCAGACACTCTCTGCAGAGGTAACGGAATCTCCAACGACACCTGCAGCAGACGCAGCTGAGTCTGCGCAGACACCTGCTGCAGAGGTAACGGAATCTCCAACAACACTCGCAGCAGACGCAGCTGAGCCTGCGCAGACACCTACTACAGAGGTAACGGAATCTCCAACAACAGTTGCAGCAGACGCAGCTGAGTCTGCGCAGACACTCACTGCAGAGGTAACAGAATCTCCAACAACACTTGGAGCAAACCCCGCTGAGCCTGTGCAGACGCATACTACAGAGGTAACGGAATATCCAACAACACTTGCAGTAGACTCAGCTAAGCCTGCGCAGACACCTACTGCAGAGGTAACAGAATCTCCAATGACACTTGCAAAAGACGCAGCTGAGCCTGCGCAGACACATGCTGCAGAGGTAACGGAATCTCCAACAACACTTGCAGCAGACGCAGCTGAGCCTGTGCAGCCACTTACTGCAGAGGTAACGGAATCACAAACGACATTTGCAGAAGACGCAGCTGAGCCTGCACAGACACCCGCTGCAGAGGTAACAGAATCACAAACGACACTTAAAGCAGATGCAGTTGAGCATGTGCAGACCCCAACGACAGTCAAAGCAGACGCAGATGTGCCTGCGCAGACACTTTCTGCAGAAGTAGCAGAATCTCTAATGACTCTGACAGCAGACACAGCTGAGCCTGTGCAGACTCCTACGACAGTCAAAGCAGATGCAGCTGAGCCTGCACAGACACCTATTGCAGAGGTAACAGAATCTCCAACGACACTTCCAGCAGACGCACCTGAACATGCGCAGACACCCACTGCAGAGGTAATAGAATCACAAACGACACTTGCAGCAGACGCAGCTGAGCCTGTGCAGACACCCTCTGCAGAGGTAACAGAATCACAAACGACACTTGCAGCAGACGCAGCTGAGCCTGCGCAGACACCCTTTGCAGAGGTAACAGAATCTCAAACGACACTTGCAGCAGACACAGCTGAGCCTGCGCAGACACTTAGTGCTGAGGTTACAGAATCTCAAGCGACATTTAAAGCAGATACAGCTAAGCCAGCGCAGATGCTCAGTGAAGAAACTGTGGACCCTGCGCAGACGCTCCCTGAAGAAATAACTGAGCCTGTGCAGATAATCCAAGTAGATTCAGCAAAGCCTGTTAAGGCAGAAACAGTAGAGTCTGCGCAGACCCTGCCTCCAGACACAGCTACGCTTGCACAGGCCCCTACCAGAGCGGCAGACGACCCTGTGCACACAGTCACTGCAGACACAACCGAGTCTGCGCAAAACCTTACAACCTCTGCAACGAATCCGAATACAGCACAGTCTGCGCAAACCTCCACCACAG ACAGTGCATCTGTCTCAGACGAACAGGACAGGTCGACGTCAGACGTCTCAGAAACG GAGCAGACGGACAGCTCAGGCACACGCAGGGGCCGATCAGCCAATCAGAGGGCAG GTTCTTCACAGTCAAAAGAGGAGATGGTTACAGAAAAGGAGCCACaggag CAGGGTCGCAGGAGTAGACGCTCTGCAGCACAGATTAAAGATTTGCCTACAG TGAAACCTGCGATGAAGCGCAAGAAATCAGACACCTCGACTACA GACTTAGCAGCAGATGAGATCGAGGAAGagccaaaaaaatctgccaaacaGAGACGAAATGAAG TAAGTCCATCTGAAGATCAGGATGTGATGAAAACGAGtgatgaagaagaggaggaggaaaaGAAAGATGAGGAAGACGTGACG GGAGACAAAGAGGAAGCTAAGCGGAAACCTCCTCGTCGCGGACGCGCCTGCAAAACCACAGATGACTCCG ATGCGGGAGTTTCTGAGAAACGAGATACAACTGAGAAAGAAGAGGATGAGGAGGAGACGTCTTCGAGAGCGACGACTCGTGCGGCGTCTCGTTTGGAGGCGGAGAG AAATAAACCGAGCAAACCTTCCACTCGAGCTCTGAGTAAACTCAGTGGAAAAGAGGAGGTGTCTCCAAGCACACG CTCGGTGAGGGGACGTAAACGTGAGGCGAGTCCTCCGGTGTCTCGCACTCGCGGGGGACAGAAATCCGATGATCCGCCTTCAAAAAGAGTCAAACGATGA
- the bod1l1 gene encoding uncharacterized protein bod1l1 isoform X2, whose product MSSLHPGDPQLVSVIVNHLKTEGLFDQFRRDCLADVDTKPAYLHLRQRVDNFVSNHLANHTWSPQLNKNQLRNTIRQLVLQSGMLEQGVDRIVAQVVDPKVHHNFRPQVERVVRKFLSPNSSLEEDEPPLAVPPPSTENQDTLLLAPDDRSDAADVQIQETSSSDPTQEQKEEEMDISLNEEEQHTALIEAEEVPEEKDGGEEKEIKLEKEEVKEQGDAENENSTKSSGKIKEENRESDSQKVSGVKQRSGDRLREEYTLEDSDLDGLSDITVSSVHTSDLSSFEGDSDDDPPLSESTEEGEISSEDERGQKTSPGEEKKSRGVRQGYIHKPFLYSRYYSDSDDEVTVEQRRRNVAKDKEERLLKRQQNRERLEEKRRQRAAQTEEQERRKQRPRAKEARKEQKVLEKKVALSRQRKRDHRKDEERNKNDTEGDSVNKDVKAGCLKSSRRSSDVDEQRKKKADDASEEKLQTKTDKNRVHSFILDLELGTEEAQRQRTGGKSERSLRKDAHGKEKERKEKEPSVCDERIKPKMKTESKRAGDASIPASDEKEDKKASKVKAERKSSVSSKESKASFSEAADEGNLKKGKMPVDTLKEKTRGEKMGSKSDSKLLRRLDSTGSSEERSEVEASSEATLKKDKHVPIKSKSQAEVKPADKLKLKSERKDSSTGERDKRHGSETESDARKAEVGTKVRSVSEKHRSKSREDLKSQKSEKKMPSQDTKSKAEKKTSEEPQKTKDSKAGRRATEKKVQKDSERKSGGKDSSASPTEPSAPMSPVAEPSAVSGTTPLPDDTFGALSDVTADSDGDDVTEPRSLSAEADALLSLMTATSDITQQAVRQETEADLKMKEAALTLLSMDPDIARSSDVIVAESQVAIQMTSDATGCCIPETQSESCAPAVGEQDEQQQDAAASASTVKPTKTETLIVNEVVTSEVADGQRENRDNEERTQILPADTAEPGRDNTVDVAQQTQRFETEFAQTLTADATESPKTLEADASVPAQTPMTAKAAADDSVQTSTAEVTEPPTTSAADADEPAQTAMTAKADADDSAQTPTVEVTESPTTLAADASVSAQTLSAEVTESPTTPAADAAESAQTPAAEVTESPTTLAADAAEPAQTPTTEVTESPTTVAADAAESAQTLTAEVTESPTTLGANPAEPVQTHTTEVTEYPTTLAVDSAKPAQTPTAEVTESPMTLAKDAAEPAQTHAAEVTESPTTLAADAAEPVQPLTAEVTESQTTFAEDAAEPAQTPAAEVTESQTTLKADAVEHVQTPTTVKADADVPAQTLSAEVAESLMTLTADTAEPVQTPTTVKADAAEPAQTPIAEVTESPTTLPADAPEHAQTPTAEVIESQTTLAADAAEPVQTPSAEVTESQTTLAADAAEPAQTPFAEVTESQTTLAADTAEPAQTLSAEVTESQATFKADTAKPAQMLSEETVDPAQTLPEEITEPVQIIQVDSAKPVKAETVESAQTLPPDTATLAQAPTRAADDPVHTVTADTTESAQNLTTSATNPNTAQSAQTSTTDSASVSDEQDRSTSDVSETEQTDSSGTRRGRSANQRAGSSQSKEEMVTEKEPQEGRRSRRSAAQIKDLPTVKPAMKRKKSDTSTTDLAADEIEEEPKKSAKQRRNEVSPSEDQDVMKTSDEEEEEEKKDEEDVTGDKEEAKRKPPRRGRACKTTDDSDAGVSEKRDTTEKEEDEEETSSRATTRAASRLEAERNKPSKPSTRALSKLSGKEEVSPSTRSVRGRKREASPPVSRTRGGQKSDDPPSKRVKR is encoded by the exons ATGTCGTCGCTGCACCCCGGTGACCCGCAGTTGGTGTCGGTAATCGTAAATCACCTGAAGACGGAAGGATTATTTGATCAGTTCCGTAGAGACTGTCTGGCAGACGTTGACACGaag CCGGCGTATTTACACTTACGACAGCGAGTGGACAACTTTGTGTCCAACCATCTGGCCAACCACACATGGAGCCCACAGCTAAACAAGAACCAGCTGAGAAACACCATCAGACAACTGGTCCTACA GTCAGGAATGTTGGAGCAAGGGGTGGACAGAATCGTGGCTCAAGTTGTTGATCCAAAAGTCCATCACAACTTTCGGCCGCAGGTGGAGCGAGTCGTAAGGAAGTTTCTGTCTCCCAACAGCAGTTTGGAAGAGGATGAGCCGCCCCTTGCAGTTCCGCCTCCTTCCACAGAAAACCAGGACACTCTGCTGCTAGCTCCAGATGACAGGAGTGATGCTG CTGATGTTCAGATCCAAGAGACCAGCAGCTCTGACCCGACCCAGGAGCAGAAAGAGGAGGAGATGGACATAAGCCTTAACGAGGAGGAGCAGCACACCGCTCTGATCGAGGCAGAGGAGGTGCCCGAGGAGAAAGATGGAGGAGAAGAGAAAGAGATAAAGTTGGAGAAAGAGGAGGTGAAGGAGCAGGGAGACGCAGAGAATGAGAACAGCACTAAATCATCAGGAAAGATCAAAGAGGAGAACAGAGAGTCTGACTCCCAGAAAGTGTCCGGTGTAAAGCAGAGGTCTGGAGACAGACTAAGAGAAG aatACACTCTCGAGGATTCGGATCTGGACGGTCTCAGTGACATCACAGTGAGTTCTGTTCATACCAGCGATCTGTCCTCGTTTGAGGGCGACAGCGATGACGATCCACCCTTGTCGGAGTCCACAGAAGAGGGTGAGATCAGTTCAGAGG aTGAGAGAGGACAGAAGACGTCCCCCGGTGAAGAGAAGAAATCTCGCGGTGTGAGGCAGGGTTACATACACAAACCCTTCCTGTACTCCCGTTACTATAGCGACTCTGATGATGAGGTCACTGTGGAGCAGCGCCGGCGCAATGTG GCCAAAGATAAAGAGGAGAGGTTGTTAAAGCGCCAACAGAACCGAGAGCGCCTGGAGGAGAAACGCAGACAGAGAGCAGCTCAGACTGAGGAGCAGG AGCGGAGGAAACAGCGGCCACGGGCAAAAGAAGCTCGAAAAGAACAGAAAGTCCTGGAGAAGAAAGTGGCTCTTAGCAGACAAAGAAAGAGAGACCACAG AAAAGATgaagaaagaaataaaaatgatactGAAGGAGATTCAGTCAACAAAGAT GTGAAGGCCGGGTGTCTGAAGTCCTCACGGCGCTCGTCTGATGTGGATGAGCAGCGCAAAAAGAAAGCAGACGATGCCAGTGAGGAGAAACTACAAACAAAAACTGACAAAAACCGCGTCCACTCTTTCATCCTGGACCTGGAGCTCGGAACAGAGGAAGCTCAACGTCAGAGAACGGGTGGGAAATCTGAACGAAGTCTTCGGAAAGACGCACACGGCAAAGAAAAGGAGCGCAAGGAGAAAGAGCCAAGTGTCTGTGATGAACGGATCAAGCCCAAAATGAAGACTGAGAGCAAGAGGGCTGGAGATGCATCTATCCCGGCTTCTGATGAGAAAGAAGACAAAAAGGCCTCAAAGGTCAAGGCGGAAAGGAAGAGCTCGGTGTCTTCGAAAGAAAGCAAGGCGTCTTTTTCTGAAGCTGCAGACGAGGGCAATCTCAAGAAAGGAAAGATGCCTGTGGACACTCTCAAGGAGAAAACAAGGGGAGAGAAGATGGGAAGCAAGAGTGACTCGAAGCTGCTCCGCCGTTTAGACTCCACAGGCTCATCTGAGGAAAGGTCAGAGGTTGAGGCAAGTTCAGAGGCCACCCTGAAGAAAGACAAGCACGTCCCAATAAAGTCAAAGAGTCAAGCGGAGGTCAAACCAGCAGACAAGCTCAAGTTGAAATCTGAAAGAAAGGACTCCTCGACAGGAGAAAGAGACAAGAGACATGGCTCAGAAACTGAAAGTGACGCTCGGAAAGCAGAAGTAGGGACGAAAGTCAGATCCGTGTCAGAGAAACACAGATCAAAATCCAGAGAGGACCTGAAATCCCAGAAGTCTGAAAAGAAGATGCCAAGCCAGGACACCAAGAGCAAAGCGGAAAAGAAAACCTCAGAAGAGCCTCAGAAAACCAAAGATTCAAAAGCTGGAAGAAGAGCAACAGAGAAAAAGGTGCAAAAAGATTCTGAGAGAAAGTCAGGTGGAAAGGATTCAAGTGCAAGCCCGACAGAACCGTCAGCACCGATGTCTCCTGTAGCAGAACCCTCAGCTGTCTCCGGCACTACTCCTTTACCGGACGACACGTTTGGCGCGCTGAGCGACGTCACTGCTGACTCAGATGGCGATGATGTGACGGAGCCCCGTTCGCTATCGGCAGAGGCCGACGCCCTCTTGAGTCTGATGACGGCAACGAGTGACATCACGCAGCAAGCTGTAAGACAGGAGACGGAAGCTGATCTAAAGATGAAGGAAGCTGCGCTTACGCTGCTTTCGATGGATCCGGATATTGCACGCTCATCAGATGTCATTGTTGCAGAATCTCAGGTTGCTATCCAGATGACGTCCGATGCCACAGGATGCTGTATCCCCGAGACACAAAGTGAGAGTTGTGCACCCGCTGTCGGTGAGCAGGATGAACAACAGCAAGATGCAG CTGCATCTGCATCCACTGTGAAACCCACCAAGACTGAGACTCTTATTGTAAATGAGGTGGTGACATCAGAG GTTGCTGATGGGCAGAGAGAGAATAGAGACAATGAGGAAAGAACGCAGATCCTTCCTGCAGACACAGCTGAGCCAGGTCGGGACAACACGGTAGACGTAGCACAGCAAACACAGAGATTCGAAACTGAGTTTGCGCAGACACTTACTGCAGATGCAACGGAATCTCCAAAGACACTCGAGGCAGACGCATCTGTGCCTGCGCAGACTCCAATGACAGCCAAAGCTGCCGCAGACGATTCTGTGCAGACATCTACTGCGGAAGTAACTGAACCGCCAACGACATCTGCAGCAGACGCAGATGAGCCTGCGCAGACTGCAATGACAGCCAAAGCTGACGCAGACGATTCTGCGCAGACACCTACTGTGGAGGTAACGGAATCGCCAACGACACTTGCAGCAGACGCATCTGTGTCTGCGCAGACACTCTCTGCAGAGGTAACGGAATCTCCAACGACACCTGCAGCAGACGCAGCTGAGTCTGCGCAGACACCTGCTGCAGAGGTAACGGAATCTCCAACAACACTCGCAGCAGACGCAGCTGAGCCTGCGCAGACACCTACTACAGAGGTAACGGAATCTCCAACAACAGTTGCAGCAGACGCAGCTGAGTCTGCGCAGACACTCACTGCAGAGGTAACAGAATCTCCAACAACACTTGGAGCAAACCCCGCTGAGCCTGTGCAGACGCATACTACAGAGGTAACGGAATATCCAACAACACTTGCAGTAGACTCAGCTAAGCCTGCGCAGACACCTACTGCAGAGGTAACAGAATCTCCAATGACACTTGCAAAAGACGCAGCTGAGCCTGCGCAGACACATGCTGCAGAGGTAACGGAATCTCCAACAACACTTGCAGCAGACGCAGCTGAGCCTGTGCAGCCACTTACTGCAGAGGTAACGGAATCACAAACGACATTTGCAGAAGACGCAGCTGAGCCTGCACAGACACCCGCTGCAGAGGTAACAGAATCACAAACGACACTTAAAGCAGATGCAGTTGAGCATGTGCAGACCCCAACGACAGTCAAAGCAGACGCAGATGTGCCTGCGCAGACACTTTCTGCAGAAGTAGCAGAATCTCTAATGACTCTGACAGCAGACACAGCTGAGCCTGTGCAGACTCCTACGACAGTCAAAGCAGATGCAGCTGAGCCTGCACAGACACCTATTGCAGAGGTAACAGAATCTCCAACGACACTTCCAGCAGACGCACCTGAACATGCGCAGACACCCACTGCAGAGGTAATAGAATCACAAACGACACTTGCAGCAGACGCAGCTGAGCCTGTGCAGACACCCTCTGCAGAGGTAACAGAATCACAAACGACACTTGCAGCAGACGCAGCTGAGCCTGCGCAGACACCCTTTGCAGAGGTAACAGAATCTCAAACGACACTTGCAGCAGACACAGCTGAGCCTGCGCAGACACTTAGTGCTGAGGTTACAGAATCTCAAGCGACATTTAAAGCAGATACAGCTAAGCCAGCGCAGATGCTCAGTGAAGAAACTGTGGACCCTGCGCAGACGCTCCCTGAAGAAATAACTGAGCCTGTGCAGATAATCCAAGTAGATTCAGCAAAGCCTGTTAAGGCAGAAACAGTAGAGTCTGCGCAGACCCTGCCTCCAGACACAGCTACGCTTGCACAGGCCCCTACCAGAGCGGCAGACGACCCTGTGCACACAGTCACTGCAGACACAACCGAGTCTGCGCAAAACCTTACAACCTCTGCAACGAATCCGAATACAGCACAGTCTGCGCAAACCTCCACCACAG ACAGTGCATCTGTCTCAGACGAACAGGACAGGTCGACGTCAGACGTCTCAGAAACG GAGCAGACGGACAGCTCAGGCACACGCAGGGGCCGATCAGCCAATCAGAGGGCAG GTTCTTCACAGTCAAAAGAGGAGATGGTTACAGAAAAGGAGCCACaggag GGTCGCAGGAGTAGACGCTCTGCAGCACAGATTAAAGATTTGCCTACAG TGAAACCTGCGATGAAGCGCAAGAAATCAGACACCTCGACTACA GACTTAGCAGCAGATGAGATCGAGGAAGagccaaaaaaatctgccaaacaGAGACGAAATGAAG TAAGTCCATCTGAAGATCAGGATGTGATGAAAACGAGtgatgaagaagaggaggaggaaaaGAAAGATGAGGAAGACGTGACG GGAGACAAAGAGGAAGCTAAGCGGAAACCTCCTCGTCGCGGACGCGCCTGCAAAACCACAGATGACTCCG ATGCGGGAGTTTCTGAGAAACGAGATACAACTGAGAAAGAAGAGGATGAGGAGGAGACGTCTTCGAGAGCGACGACTCGTGCGGCGTCTCGTTTGGAGGCGGAGAG AAATAAACCGAGCAAACCTTCCACTCGAGCTCTGAGTAAACTCAGTGGAAAAGAGGAGGTGTCTCCAAGCACACG CTCGGTGAGGGGACGTAAACGTGAGGCGAGTCCTCCGGTGTCTCGCACTCGCGGGGGACAGAAATCCGATGATCCGCCTTCAAAAAGAGTCAAACGATGA